The sequence ggAGTTGTGGCAGGGAATATGGGAATAATTTTCTTCATAATAAATAGATTATAAAAACTTAATATGAATGTAACTATTAATAATCTGATAAGGTGCAAAAAATCTGTTCCTGCAAGCTAAACgtaataaaaatgttatctgCTATGTTGTTCTTCATAGGAACTGAGCATGAAAATTGGCTGCAGAAGCTCACATTTCTAAATGTGGGACCACCACAAtatgtgtttaaagaaaaaccaGAAAGATCCTGTTTTCCTGACCCACAACAAAGCTTCCTCTCATTTTGATCAGCCTTATTACAATCACAAATTTCAAACAGGAGGTAACATTTATAGTTTACTGAGTGAGTCAAATTAGTTTCAAAGCAATAATTCATAAACACGGTTTTCTTGTAAAAGTGAACAACAATGTGTATCATTGTGTGTCTCTGTTTTTGAGTAAAAGCCTGCTGTGTTTAGTTTGCATTGACTTAAGTCCCAGTTGTGAATTTACCTCCTTTGATGTTCAAGAATTGACTAGTGCTGTCAATaatggacaaaaaataaaaaataagttgttGCTTCACATTGGGGTTATGGCAGCTTTAATATCTACTCTCCTGAATCCTCTGAGACCTacgcatcacttcctgttgaatCTTAATTGCATCTTATTCAAAGAACTTGATGCAAATTTCCTAGCAAAGCTGAGtaaaaatagtattttatttttcagaaaacaaaatcttttgtttcagattgactgaaatatgtttatgtgttaattaCCATATTCAAGTATACAGACGCATCAGATAACACTGTTATGTCTCATTTTTTAACACTGCTTTCTTGCTGCGGGGATAGATGTGCTAAGCCCTGAAGACATTTAAACCCTTATAGGTGGATATATCACTCAGAGTAATAGGATCAAGTGTGATTATCCTCATTTAACTGCAAGAGGTCAAAGGCTCAGGAAGCAGCAATGGAAAACAAACTGAGGCTTATTTGCAGCAGTATTACCCAAAGACCTATAATCAGCATTTAAGGAGGTTGAGAACTATTAGGTATCCAATATTTCACCCTGACACCAGAGAGCAATTTTCAAAGAGTAGTTGATTCTATAGGATGAATATAGGGTATTACTTAGTGACAAATCCTGTTGATGCAGGGAAActagaaaaaatgaaaattgtaaatttaaaggaaatagtgatttaaaaaaatggtaggCAGATTTTTGTTaccattcatttaaaaataaattgctttTATGTGAATTacgatttttcttttaaagaaatcaATGAAAGGTCAATTATGGAGTGAACTGGACCCTTATTTCTTCTTGCAAGAAACCATATCCATGTAAAATCTGTGCAGAACcctttgcaaaaataaataaataaataaaaataaaaataaaaaaaatgcagcttatACGATTTGAGTCGTTTGTGTATAATAATAAAGGCTTACAATAAAGGATTAGATCAAAGCATTTTATTGAGTCAAAaatatatccataaaactgaatatttacaaaacataaGCGCCATGCAAGGCAGAGAGCATCAGCTTCACTGTGATCACCAGTACAAAAAACATCAGTATCGGCTCTCTGGATTTAATCCGTTTACAAACCGAACTTCACGACTATACTGATAAGCAAAGTGATGCGCACCTCTCAAGACTGAGTGCATTGACACAAGGAGAAGGAAAGAAGTGGTATGACAGCAAACGAGGTTTGAATGGGTCCTAATAAGATGTAGATGTGCAGTATGAGAGGTAGGAGAGAAACATTCGACAGAACAATGTGAACAAATTACTTAAATTCAGcctcatgaaaaaaataaatattcatcaacCACCAGCGGGGGGAAAAACTATCTAAATGAAgttttaatactgaaaagtgGCAGCATTTTTGTAGTAGCagctataaaaaataatatgaatTTAATCTACACATCAATAACAAGATTATTGGATCTTTCCAGGCTTTTTCTGTATTGGTCCAGCCAGTCTCTGAGCTCTGAGATCCGATACCCCTCAGGTCCCCGGCCACCCTGGTAAACAACCTTTCCCTCCTGCAGAATATAAAGTCTGTCAAAATATGCTCCGTACGCGGCGTTGGATGAGTTCTCCATGCTGTCGACCACGACCAGGGACCCGGGCACCTCCAGGTGCATCAGCTGCGCAGCGTTCAGTCTGTCCTCCAGACACCGATGTTTTGGGATCTGATATGGCGCGTCAGTACTCATCCAGCCGTCAGAAGGATGCGCTTCCTCGATGTACACAACTACAGATTCTGCTATGTCTGCGTTCTGCTGCACAACATTTTGGAAAGCCTTCAGACGCGCCATGAACGGTGGTCAGGTGCAGCTGCCAAAGTTGAGGATGAGCGGTCTCTTGTCCTTCGCGTAGTCAAGGATCCGGCTGCGCCGCTGGTCCTTCAGCTGGACAACTTCAGTATTTGGAGCTCCGTGACCGAGATGTGCGGCTTTCAGAAAGTCCAGTTTATGACCGTGCCAGATCGCTTTGAGGGACTCGAAGCTGAAAAGCCGATTGGAGTCCGATATGCACAGAGGAGGATCAATGGGATCGCCTCCCTGCTCCTTCATCCTGAGGAAAACCCTTTTCCTTATGCATAAAAAGTCAAGCAGCCAAAATACAACAGCTGCCACCAGAAAACGAGGTAGCAGGGCTAAACAAACTATTGCATTTTTAATAGCTTTAATAGTATGCATAATCACTTATGATGACAACCTGGATCTCAACCTGGACAACCTGGATCTAGAGCCGTGCCACGAGCTTGTGGTTTGAAGTTGGGTTACTTGCAACTTCACCTCCTTTTATAGCACCGGCAGATTTGAATGAATCACACCCCGCCTCCAAACTGGGGCCGAGGCCTCACATGGTGGGGATTACCTTCTGTCATCTCAACAGTTTATGCCACAAGGATGAAGGGAAGGATGCGTCACAGCAGTGCGTAATTTGGAAATAAAAGACGGAAATAGGAATATATACCaggctaatatatatatatatatatatatatatatatatatatatatatatatatatatatatatatatatatatatatgaagaagcAAATTTACAGAAGGggcttaatatatatatatatatatatatatatatatatatatatatatatatatatatatatatatataaaacaccaGCAAAAGTCGCCCACGGAAACGACACAGCTTCTTTTCCAGATGGGAAgctacttaaaaataaataaataaataaaaagctcacGCTTTTGGTCTATAGTGGACTCTAGAAATATCAGGGTGGATTACATTTATAATTCAATATGATTTCATACAGTTTTAGTCAGACTGATACAATTAAACCTCTCATAAGATTATTTAAACATCCTGAAAAATATAGGGATATCTCACCTTATGAAGGGCTTAGATTT comes from Melanotaenia boesemani isolate fMelBoe1 chromosome 20, fMelBoe1.pri, whole genome shotgun sequence and encodes:
- the dio3a gene encoding iodothyronine deiodinase 3a; this encodes MHTIKAIKNAIVCLALLPRFLVAAVVFWLLDFLCIRKRVFLRMKEQGGDPIDPPLCISDSNRLFSFESLKAIWHGHKLDFLKAAHLGHGAPNTEVVQLKDQRRSRILDYAKDKRPLILNFGSCTUPPFMARLKAFQNVVQQNADIAESVVVYIEEAHPSDGWMSTDAPYQIPKHRCLEDRLNAAQLMHLEVPGSLVVVDSMENSSNAAYGAYFDRLYILQEGKVVYQGGRGPEGYRISELRDWLDQYRKSLERSNNLVIDV